TTGAGCATCGACATGATGATTGATATAAAACCAGCGCATTATCCAAGCTCCTTAGCTAAAGCTGTAAATACATTGCCGCGCTCAGCATAATTTTTAAACTGATCTAAACTTGCGCAAGCTGGTGATAACAACACTATATCATTACGTTTTACTCTCTGTGCAATAGCCAACATTGCCTGTTTCATTGTTACAAGTGTAGTTGTGACTTCTGGTTTTAATTGTGCAAGCTGCTCTCTATCACGACCAAAGCAATAAATTTGAATATCTTTCTGTTTTGACAAATAAGGAACTAAAGACGAAAAATCTGCTGACTTACCATCTCCACCTAACAAAAGATAAAGAGAGCCTTGACAAATAACACTTTTTAACGCTGCTACGGTGCTACCGATATTGGTAGCCTTAGAATCATTAATCCATTTGACGCCATTATGTTCAAAAACAAGTTCAAAGCGATGTGGTAATCCCTTAAAATTTTTAATAGTCTGTAGGCTTATTTTATTATCAATACCTAATGCATCGCTGATCGCTAAAGCCGCTAAAACATTTAGATAGTTATGAACACCAAATAGCTGCATTTTTGCACTATCTAAAACAATATTATCATTTACAACTAAGTGTTGGTAATCCTGATCTAAATGGTACATCCCATTTTGTAAACCAAATTCAATGCACCGAGTATTATGGCTCGTGAATTGAGGATAAGTTAATTTGTCATCATGGTTGATGATACAGTTTTGAGCATTGGTATAAATTCGTTGTTTAGCTGCGGTATATTGCCTAATACCATCCGGATAACGATCCATATGATCTTCTGAAATATTTAAGATCGTTGCTGCTGTCGCTTGTAAGCTATAGGTTGTTTCTAGTTGAAAACTAGACAACTCTAAAACAAAAATATCATAATCATCATCTAAAAGCGCTAATGCAGGCTTGCCAATATTGCCACCAACACCGACTCTTAGGCCTGAAGACTTCGCTATATCACCAACCAAAGTCGTCACCGTTGTTTTGCCATTTGCACCAGTTATGGCGGCTATTTTTTTATTATCAAGCAGATTAACCTCGCGGCAAAATAATTCTATATCCCCAACGATTTGGATACCGCGTTGCTGTGCTTTTACCAGTTCAGGAGTAGATAAAGCAATACCGGGACTAACCACAATGAGATCGGCCGCTAAAATCCATTCTACATTTACACTGCCGACATGGTATAAAACTCGCGCGTCGAGTCGTTCAAGTCCGCTTGGCTCAGTGCGAGTATCAATAACTTTGGGGATCACATTTTTAGCAAGGAAATAATCGACACATGACAAGCCTGTGATGCCAAGTCCCATGATAACGATATTTTTTCCTTGATAATTAAACATAGCTAATCCCTTTATTTATCTAAGCTTCAATGTTAATAGTCCAATTAAGACTAACATTAAAGAGATAATCCAAAATCTCACTATCACCCTTGGCTCGGGCCATCCTTTTAGCTCATAGTGATGATGAATAGGCGCCATGCGGAATATGCGTTTTCCGCGTAATTTAAATGATCCGACTTGCAAAATTACCGATATGGTTTCAATAACAAAAATACCGCCCATAATAAGCAGTAAAAACTCTTGTCTCAGTAAAATGGAAATAACACCAAGTACACCACCTAGCGCGAGCGAACCAACGTCGCCCATGAAAACCATTGCGGGATAAGTATTAAACCATAAGAAGCCGAGTCCAGCGCCAACAATTGTCATGCACACAATCATTAGTTCACCACTATATTGAATATAAGGAATATCTAATTCCTTCGCAAAAGCGACATTACCCGTCGCCCAAGCAACTAAGGCAAAACCTCCAGCAACAAATACCGTTGGCATGATAGCGAGTCCATCTAAACCATCCGTTAAATTAACAGCATTACCAGCACCGACAACCACAAAGTAAGTTAATAAAATAAAAAATAATCCCAACTGTGGAACAACATCTTTAAAAAAAGGAACAACTAAAGCCGTCACCGCGGTATCTTTACCATAAATATAAAGGGCAAAAGCAACAATTAATGCGATAACAGACTGCCAAAAATATTTCCATCTTGCGATCAAACCAGCTGTGTTTTTACGCACAACTTTTAAATAATCATCGATAAAGCCAATCACACCGTAGCCAATTAATACAAATAGTGCGCCCCATACATAAGGATTAGTTAAGTTTGCCCATAGTAATATTGAAATGGTAATAGATGACAAGATTAGTACACCTCCCATCGTAGGGGTGCCTTTCTTACTTAGGTGACTTTCTGGTCCATCATTACGAATGACTTGTCCTATTTGCAATTTTTGCAACCAATCAATGACTTTTTGTCCCATCGCTAATGAAATAATTAATGCCGTAAATAAAGCCAAAATCGCCCTTACGGTAAGCGACGTAAATACACTAAAAAATGTTTCATACTTAACTAATAAACTAAACGCCCAAAATAGCATAATTTAATCCTGATGATTACTAAGATTACTAACGATTTCTTCCATTTTTGCACTGCGTGAACCTTTAACTAATATCGTTACTTGGTTCTTTTCTTTTAATATTTGTTTTAAAAAAACGACTATTGCGTTTTTATCACTAAAATGATGCCCAACACCACTAAGATGACTGATAAAAGCACTGTTCTTACCAATACTGATAACGCAATCCAAGTCGGCTATTTTAGCGGCTTCACCAATTTTTTGATGAAGTTTTTCAGAATCTTTACCTAATTCAGCCATATCACCTACGACAAAAACTCGGTAGCCTCGTTGCTGAGCTAAAACATTGATTGCAGCAGTCATTGAGCCTACATTTGCATTATAAGAGTCGTCTAAAATTAGCTGATGATCATTGAGTGGAATGGGATAAAGCCGCCCTTTAACAGGTAAAATAGATTCAAGACCACTTTTAACTTGATTCAAATTTGCACCCACCGATATTGCTAATATCGAAGCGGCAATAGCATTTGATATATTATGCAATCCTAATAGAGGCAAATGAATAGCTATCTCGCCGATTGGAGTATGTAGTGTGAACGCAGTTATAAAACTTTGAGTTATCGCGCTGGCGTAAAAATCAGCGGTTGTTTGCTGCAACGAAAAAGTATATATTTTTTGCTCAGCTAAATTCTCTAGCCAATCTTGGCTGTAGCTATCTAAATTAATAATGGCGGTACCGCCTTTTGGTAAGCCTAAAAATATTTCACTTTTGGCCTTAGCCACGCCCGCCAAAGAACCAAATCCTTCCAGATGAGCCTCTGATATATTATTAATCAACGCACTTTGTGGTTTAACAAGTTGCGTAGTATAGGCGATTTCACCAATATGGTTAGCACCAAGCTCTATTACAGCAAACTCATCTTGAGTTGTCAGCCTTAATAAAGTAAGGGGAACACCAATATCATTGTTAAAGTTTCCTTTTGTGAAAAGCGTTTTACCACACTTAGATAAAATGGCTGCGGTCATTTCTTTGACTGATGTTTTACCGGAAGATCCCGTTAACGCGACTACTTTTGCTGTTGATTGTGCTCTCACCCAAGCAGCGATTTGTCCCAATGCTTGATGAGTATCTTTAACAATAATTTGCGGGATCTCATCGTCAATTTTATGATTAACGAGCACCGCCATAGCACCCAATGATACGGCCTTTTTAGCAAAGCTATGACCATCAAATATACTGCCGATTAGTGCAATGAATAATGAATTTATAATAATATTTCTTGAGTCGGTACTAATCTCATCAATTAATGCATTTTCATCTTTAATCGCGATCAGTTGGCCATCAACAATTTGTTGTAACTGTTTAATTGAAAGTACGATCATATGCTTGTCCCTAAAAAGTGACTGACAGTTTTTCGATCCGAATAATCATGCTTAATATTACCTATAATTTGGTAGTCTTCATGTCCTTTGCCTGCAACCAAAATCACATCTTTTTCACTACTAGCATGATTGATTGCCCAGAGTATCGCACTCGCTCGGTCTTTAATGACCTTGACGTCATCGATTTGAGCAAACCCAACAAGAATATCGTTAATAATTGCATCTTCATTTTCAGTTCTAGGGTTATCATTAGTCACGATAATATGCCGAGCATGCAATTGGGCAACTTTCGCCATTAAAGGACGCTTACCTTTGTCTCGATCCCCCCCACAACCAAAAATAACCCATAGCGCTCCATTGCAATGGGATTTCGCTGCACATAATGCTTTATCGAGTGCATCTGGCGTATGGGCATAATCGATAATAACCGTTGGTTTTTCTGGTGCTGAAAAAATCTCCATTCGGCCATCAACAGGAAGTAGTAATGCCGCAGTATCAACTAAAGCTGCCAAGGGATAATTTAGCGACAATAGTGCCGCAAACGCTAATAGTAAATTGGAGACATTGAAGTCACCAAATAATCGACTATGCAACACGCCATTACCAAAGCTACTTTCAAAAATAATAGTGGCACCTTGGTCATGATAGTTTACCGAGGATACAGCTAGATATGATTTACCTAAACCCATTACGTTACTTAAATTCTTAGGCGAAGACGATACAACCATTACTTCATCCAATTGTTTGATCCACGAGCAACCAACTTCATCATCAAAATTGATAATTCGCTTACCTGAACTTTTCACCGCGCGTTCATCATCGGATGGCGAAAATAATGACCATTTCGCCTTATTATAATCATCCATGGTATTATGGAAATCTAAGTGATCACGGCTCAAATTAGTGAATAAACTTGCCGAGAATGTAACATCACTGACTCGACCTAAAGCAAGTCCATGAGATGAAACTTCCATCGCTACGATTGTTACGTCTTTTGCCAGAAAATCAGCCAGATAAGATTGGATATCAACAGATGACGGCGTTGTATTTGTTGAAGGTACAAGGTGACCACATAGCCCATTACCAAGGGTACCGAGTACGGCACTTTTTTTACCGATTAGCATTGCCCATTGAGCAATGAGCTGCGTTACAGTGGTTTTACCATTGGTGCCAGTTACACCAATAACATCCATTTTTTCGGAAGGATTATCATAAAATAGATTAGCAAATGCCGATATTTTGTTAGCGAGCTGATAAATATTGATTTGCAATATTTTATTGCCATCAACCATATGGCAAGTTAATGTCTTATCATTTGAAAACTCGGTGTCAGCTACAATTGCGATCGCACCCGCTTTGATTGCTGCTTCAATAAAATCTCGTCCGTCTAAATCTCGCCCTTTTAAGGCAATAAACAGATCATTTTGAGCAACCTGTCGACTGTCTAATTGAAGTTTTTGAATCTTTTCCTCAAGAAAAGAACAGGAGGCTAACATTTCGGTGTATTGTGGTAATACCCCGAAATAATTAACTAGCTTTGTTACATTATAATTAGCCATCGCATCCTATCCTCAATAATTTGAGCGTCAGTTTCTATCAATTTTATCTAATAGATAATCATTTGATTATCTAGTTCTTTATCTGGTTCAACATTCATAATTCTTAATACTCCCCCCATAATACGACTAAAAATAGGGGCAGAGACGGTGCCACCATAATATTGCCCAGATTTAGGGTTATCGACAATAACCACCAATGAGTACCTTGGTTTAGTTGCTGGCGCAATACCTGCGGTATAGGCAATATACTGGTTAATATATTTACCGTTAGACCCTAATTTTTTAGCGGTTCCTGTCTTTACCGCGACACTATAGCCTGGAACAGAAGCTTTTGTGCCTCCGCCACTAACAGCAACAGCCTCCATTAATTTTACGACTGTTTTCGCTGTTTTTTCATCAACAACACGTAAACCTTTGACTGGTTCATTGATTTTTAATATTGAAACCGGCTTATAAACGCCATAACTACCAATTGTTGCATAGGCTCTTGCTAACTGTAACGGCGTTACCATTAAACCGTAACCAAATGAATATGTTGCCCTTTCTATATCCGACCAGCGTGTTCGATTCGCGCCTATTTTGCCGCTTGATTCACCACCAATCCCTAATTCTGTTGATTGCCCTAGCCCAAAACGTGAATAAAATTCAACTAATTCAGATGGTTTCATTTGTAGAGCTAATTTACTCACACCAACATTACTCGATTTTTCTAAAATTCCAGCTAAATTAAGTGATTTTTGGTATGAAACATCTTTTACTTCATACCGATTAACATAAAATGGTCTAGTATCAATAACCGTATTTAAATCTGCAACTTTCTTTTCCAGTGCCGCCATTACAACTAAAGGCTTAACTGTTGAGCCGGGCTCAAATGCATCAGTAACCGCTCGGTTTCTTAATAGACTACTATCAATTTGTGCTCGATTATTTGGGTTATAAGATGGATTCGTTGCCATCGCCAAAATTTCCCCTGTTCGAACATCAACTAAAACAGCGGTACCGCTATCGGCTTTATTAAAATAAACCGCTTGAGCCAGCTCTTTATAGACCAACGATTGTAATCGCTCATCAATACTTAATATTAAATCAGCAGCAATTTCGCTATCAACCCGCTCTAATTCTTCAATCACACGACCAAATCGATCACGTCTAACAACTCGCTGCCCTGATTCACCGATTAACCAAGTGTTATAACTTTTTTCAATGCCTTCTGCACCACTTTCTACGCTTTTATCAATATTGGTTAACCCAATTAACTGCGCGGTACTTTCACCTACCGGATAATATCTTTTTGACGTTCTTTCAAAATAGACACCTGGTAGCTTTAATTTTTTCAAATAATCGGCATTAGTTGGTGTAATTTGCTTCGCTAAATAAACGAAGCGTAATGATTTTAGCGTTAATTTCTGTTCCAATGTCGCTATTGGAATAGATAGGCTCTTTGCTAATTCTTGCCATTTTAAATCATTAACATCAATCCCATCTGATTCAAGAATCACTTTAGGATCAGCCCAAACATCATACATCGGGACGCTTACCGCTAATGCTCGTCCATTACGATCAACAATCATTGCTCTTGGTACGCCAACATTTTGATAGCGAATTGAACGTTTATCACCTTCGGTGATTAATCGTTCAGAATCAACTAACTGCAATAATGCTAACTTTAATACCAGCCCTAAAACGGCAGAAAAAATGAATCCATAAACCACATAGAATCGCCACTTAGCAAAAAATCTATTTTCTATGATTTTTTTCTTCGCTACTTTCATCATCGATTCTTTATAACAATAACTGTCTCATTTTTAGGTAAGACATGTTCCATACCTAATTTATTTGCACTTTTTTCTATTCGCTTAGGATCGGCTAATACATTTTCTTCAATGATTAAATTTCGCCATTCACTTTCAAAAACGTCACGCTCTAACATAAGCTGTTCCTGAATAAAAAGCTGTTTTCTTGTTTGCTGCGTTGTCCAAAGTATCGCTACAGCGGAAGCAATAATTAAACAGACTAACAGCAACGACAATTTTTGATTCTTAAATAAATCGCCAACGATTAGTTCAACCAAACTAAAACGATTTTTAACACTGCTACTCATTTTTTATACGCTCAGCGATACGTAATATGGCACTTCGGGATCTTGGATTCACCTCAATTTCTTCCCTAGAAGGTTTCATTTTACCAAGTAGCCTTACCGAGCAAACGCCATATTGCTTTATTTGTTCTTGTGTTAAAGGTAAGCCTTTAGGAATATCTGGCCCTTTACTTTGTTTAGCCATAAATTGTTTAACAATTCGATCTTCTAAAGAATGAAAACTAATAATTGCTAACCGGCCACTATCAGCTAATATATCTAAGCTGTTTTTGAGCGCTTGTTCTACCTCTTCAAGCTCGCTATTGATATATATACGAATTGCTTGAAAACTGCGAGTTGCAGGGTGTTTATGCCGTTCTTTTATTGGACTTGCATTGCTAATTAATGTCGCAAGTTCTAGTGTTCGAGTCAAAGGCGACTGCTGATTCTGAGCAATAATTGCACGAGCAATACGTTTAGCAAATCGCTCCTCGCCAAACGTTTTTAGTACCCAGGCGATATCGTCTTCATTGCTTTGCATCAACCACTCACTTGCAGAGATCCCTTTCGTTAAATCCATTCTCATATCTAACGGGCCATCGCGCATAAATGAAAAGCCGCGCTCTGGATCATCTAATTGCGGCGAGGACACGCCTAAATCTAATAAAAAACCATCAATTTTGCCAATTAATCCTAGCTTTTCAATATATGATTTTATATTGGAAAATTCACCATGGATAAAAGTAAAACGAGGATCATTAATAGTACTAGCTTCTTGCCTTGCTTTAGTATCGCGATCAATCGCAATTAACCGACCATTCGGGCCAAGCTTTTCTAAAATTAATCGAGAGTGACCGCCACGACCAAAAGTACCATCAACATAAATCCCATCACTCTTTATAGCGAGCGCATTTACTGCTTCATGTAATAATACGGTTTTATGTTGATAACTCATTTTTACCACTAAATTGTTAAATTTTTCAGATTATCAGATAGTTCGCTAATATCCTGAGGAATTGCAGCAATATCTTCCGCAATCTGTTCATGCCATATTGTTTCATCCCAAACTTCAAATTTATTTGACTGACCAATAAACATAATGCTTTTATCCAATTTAGCATATTGCCTAAGTGTCATCGGTAGCAAAATTCGACCAGAATTATCCATTGGGCATTCCGTCGCATGACCTAGTAGTAATCTAGCAATACGCCTTTCAACCTCGATCATTGAAGATAATTTAGCCAATTTTTCTTCAATAAGATGCCACTGAGCAATAGGGTAAAGCATTAAGCAAGCGTGATGTAAACCGATAGTACAAACTAATCCTTCAGACAATAGTTCACGGTAGCGAGTTGGGATCGCTAAACGCCCTTTATTATCTAGATTGATCGAAATTGCACCACTAAACATCATTAAACCTTATTCGCTATAAATTTAAAATTGTTCAAAATCAATAACTTATTATATATTTTATTTTTATGCCACTTTCCCCCACTTTTTACCACAAAAATAGAAATAATGATAGTTATTTCACCATTTATTTACACTAGCTATTGATCTACAGAATTTGATAAGGTAAAGGGCAAAGTAGGATTTTGTAAAATTAGAGAGTTATTTTATAGTAACGCAAATAATAGAGATGATATTACAATGTTATGATGTGAGATGAAGGAATATTATTTTAACTAGATATGGTCAGTGATCCTTAGCATCGATACTCTGCAAGGTTTTTTTATACCTTAATCCATTTTCACAGTAATGTTTTGCGTTAACTTGAATGTGATTTATTTCATCGGCCGTTAATTTACGTACAACTTTGGCTGGTGAGCCCATTATCAGCGAACCTTCTTCACACAATAATTTTTGTGTCACTAAAGACCCCGCTCCAACAATGCAGTTTTTAGCAATTCGACTATTATTTAGAATAATGCTCCCCATTCCAACGATAACACTATCATCAATCAAACAGCTATGTAGAACGGCATTATGCCCAATTGAAACATTACGACCTATTTTGCATGGCAACTCAAAATCCGTATGAATTGTGACATTATCTTGTACATTGCTATCTTCCCCTATAGTAATTGCGCAAATATCCCCCCGTAACACAGCAGAAGGCCAAATCGTTACATTTTTTGCTAATATAACATCGCCAATGATGGTCGCAGATGGTGCAATGTAAATTGCCGCTTGAATATCAGGAACGTTATCCCCTAAACGATAAATCATTATTACTACCTCTAATTAATTGAGTTAATCTCTGCTTCAGTCAATGGTCTATATTCCCCTTCAGCAATATCTAAAGTAATTAAACCTATTTGTTGCCGGTGCAAACTAACAACGTGATTGCCAACAGCGGCAAACATCCTTTTTACTTGATGATAACGCCCTTCGCTAATCGTCAAGCTAGCATGCGTTGGAGCAATGATATTAAGTTTAGCGGGTTTAGTAAGATTTTTTTCACCTTTAAGCAAAATACCTTTTGCAAAAATATCAATTAAATCACAAGATAATGGTTCTGCTAAGGTGACTAAATATGTCTTTTCACAATGATGCTTTGGTGAAGTGATCCGATGCGACCACTGACCATCATCAGTTAGCAAAACCAAGCCTGTTGTATCGAGATCTAAGCGCCCTGCTGCATGCAACTTTTCAGCCATCGGCTCATCAATAAAGTAAGCAATAGTTGGGTAATCAGGATCGTCGGTTGAACAAACATAACCTTTTGGCTTATGTAACATAAAATAACGCTTATAATCAATATGCTCTATAATATTATCTTGATATTTAATAACCTGACCACTATTAATTTGGTAAGCGCCCGACTTAATCACGTGATCGTCAATTGTCACATAAGAGGCTTTTAACTCTCTAGCAACAAGCGTGCGGCTAATACCTAGATGGTGAGAAAGAAATTTGTCTAATCGCATAAAAGCTAACTTCAAAAGTAATTAATGCTATTTATTCTAAAGGAAAAATCACTTAATCAATACTTTTTTCAAACATAAAAATTATCTATTTATTCCTTAGTTCTCGCCTAAGATGCTGAAGATTAGGCGCAATCATTGCCAGTAAAATTAAAAAAACTCCAATCCATTGATTATAATAAATGAGTTCTTTTAAATAAAAATAGGAAGCAATAACTGCGACGGGCAATTCTGCCGCCGATAAAATTGCACTAAATGAAATACCAACTTTTGGCATACCAATTGAAAAGAGTAATGGCGGTAATACCGTACCTAATACA
The genomic region above belongs to Orbaceae bacterium lpD02 and contains:
- the ftsL gene encoding cell division protein FtsL, producing MSSSVKNRFSLVELIVGDLFKNQKLSLLLVCLIIASAVAILWTTQQTRKQLFIQEQLMLERDVFESEWRNLIIEENVLADPKRIEKSANKLGMEHVLPKNETVIVIKNR
- the ftsI gene encoding peptidoglycan glycosyltransferase FtsI yields the protein MMKVAKKKIIENRFFAKWRFYVVYGFIFSAVLGLVLKLALLQLVDSERLITEGDKRSIRYQNVGVPRAMIVDRNGRALAVSVPMYDVWADPKVILESDGIDVNDLKWQELAKSLSIPIATLEQKLTLKSLRFVYLAKQITPTNADYLKKLKLPGVYFERTSKRYYPVGESTAQLIGLTNIDKSVESGAEGIEKSYNTWLIGESGQRVVRRDRFGRVIEELERVDSEIAADLILSIDERLQSLVYKELAQAVYFNKADSGTAVLVDVRTGEILAMATNPSYNPNNRAQIDSSLLRNRAVTDAFEPGSTVKPLVVMAALEKKVADLNTVIDTRPFYVNRYEVKDVSYQKSLNLAGILEKSSNVGVSKLALQMKPSELVEFYSRFGLGQSTELGIGGESSGKIGANRTRWSDIERATYSFGYGLMVTPLQLARAYATIGSYGVYKPVSILKINEPVKGLRVVDEKTAKTVVKLMEAVAVSGGGTKASVPGYSVAVKTGTAKKLGSNGKYINQYIAYTAGIAPATKPRYSLVVIVDNPKSGQYYGGTVSAPIFSRIMGGVLRIMNVEPDKELDNQMIIY
- the mraZ gene encoding division/cell wall cluster transcriptional repressor MraZ, encoding MMFSGAISINLDNKGRLAIPTRYRELLSEGLVCTIGLHHACLMLYPIAQWHLIEEKLAKLSSMIEVERRIARLLLGHATECPMDNSGRILLPMTLRQYAKLDKSIMFIGQSNKFEVWDETIWHEQIAEDIAAIPQDISELSDNLKNLTI
- the murE gene encoding UDP-N-acetylmuramoyl-L-alanyl-D-glutamate--2,6-diaminopimelate ligase; translated protein: MANYNVTKLVNYFGVLPQYTEMLASCSFLEEKIQKLQLDSRQVAQNDLFIALKGRDLDGRDFIEAAIKAGAIAIVADTEFSNDKTLTCHMVDGNKILQINIYQLANKISAFANLFYDNPSEKMDVIGVTGTNGKTTVTQLIAQWAMLIGKKSAVLGTLGNGLCGHLVPSTNTTPSSVDIQSYLADFLAKDVTIVAMEVSSHGLALGRVSDVTFSASLFTNLSRDHLDFHNTMDDYNKAKWSLFSPSDDERAVKSSGKRIINFDDEVGCSWIKQLDEVMVVSSSPKNLSNVMGLGKSYLAVSSVNYHDQGATIIFESSFGNGVLHSRLFGDFNVSNLLLAFAALLSLNYPLAALVDTAALLLPVDGRMEIFSAPEKPTVIIDYAHTPDALDKALCAAKSHCNGALWVIFGCGGDRDKGKRPLMAKVAQLHARHIIVTNDNPRTENEDAIINDILVGFAQIDDVKVIKDRASAILWAINHASSEKDVILVAGKGHEDYQIIGNIKHDYSDRKTVSHFLGTSI
- a CDS encoding gamma carbonic anhydrase family protein — protein: MIYRLGDNVPDIQAAIYIAPSATIIGDVILAKNVTIWPSAVLRGDICAITIGEDSNVQDNVTIHTDFELPCKIGRNVSIGHNAVLHSCLIDDSVIVGMGSIILNNSRIAKNCIVGAGSLVTQKLLCEEGSLIMGSPAKVVRKLTADEINHIQVNAKHYCENGLRYKKTLQSIDAKDH
- the rsuA gene encoding 16S rRNA pseudouridine(516) synthase RsuA — translated: MRLDKFLSHHLGISRTLVARELKASYVTIDDHVIKSGAYQINSGQVIKYQDNIIEHIDYKRYFMLHKPKGYVCSTDDPDYPTIAYFIDEPMAEKLHAAGRLDLDTTGLVLLTDDGQWSHRITSPKHHCEKTYLVTLAEPLSCDLIDIFAKGILLKGEKNLTKPAKLNIIAPTHASLTISEGRYHQVKRMFAAVGNHVVSLHRQQIGLITLDIAEGEYRPLTEAEINSIN
- the murF gene encoding UDP-N-acetylmuramoyl-tripeptide--D-alanyl-D-alanine ligase; the encoded protein is MIVLSIKQLQQIVDGQLIAIKDENALIDEISTDSRNIIINSLFIALIGSIFDGHSFAKKAVSLGAMAVLVNHKIDDEIPQIIVKDTHQALGQIAAWVRAQSTAKVVALTGSSGKTSVKEMTAAILSKCGKTLFTKGNFNNDIGVPLTLLRLTTQDEFAVIELGANHIGEIAYTTQLVKPQSALINNISEAHLEGFGSLAGVAKAKSEIFLGLPKGGTAIINLDSYSQDWLENLAEQKIYTFSLQQTTADFYASAITQSFITAFTLHTPIGEIAIHLPLLGLHNISNAIAASILAISVGANLNQVKSGLESILPVKGRLYPIPLNDHQLILDDSYNANVGSMTAAINVLAQQRGYRVFVVGDMAELGKDSEKLHQKIGEAAKIADLDCVISIGKNSAFISHLSGVGHHFSDKNAIVVFLKQILKEKNQVTILVKGSRSAKMEEIVSNLSNHQD
- the murD gene encoding UDP-N-acetylmuramoyl-L-alanine--D-glutamate ligase, encoding MFNYQGKNIVIMGLGITGLSCVDYFLAKNVIPKVIDTRTEPSGLERLDARVLYHVGSVNVEWILAADLIVVSPGIALSTPELVKAQQRGIQIVGDIELFCREVNLLDNKKIAAITGANGKTTVTTLVGDIAKSSGLRVGVGGNIGKPALALLDDDYDIFVLELSSFQLETTYSLQATAATILNISEDHMDRYPDGIRQYTAAKQRIYTNAQNCIINHDDKLTYPQFTSHNTRCIEFGLQNGMYHLDQDYQHLVVNDNIVLDSAKMQLFGVHNYLNVLAALAISDALGIDNKISLQTIKNFKGLPHRFELVFEHNGVKWINDSKATNIGSTVAALKSVICQGSLYLLLGGDGKSADFSSLVPYLSKQKDIQIYCFGRDREQLAQLKPEVTTTLVTMKQAMLAIAQRVKRNDIVLLSPACASLDQFKNYAERGNVFTALAKELG
- the mraY gene encoding phospho-N-acetylmuramoyl-pentapeptide-transferase; translation: MLFWAFSLLVKYETFFSVFTSLTVRAILALFTALIISLAMGQKVIDWLQKLQIGQVIRNDGPESHLSKKGTPTMGGVLILSSITISILLWANLTNPYVWGALFVLIGYGVIGFIDDYLKVVRKNTAGLIARWKYFWQSVIALIVAFALYIYGKDTAVTALVVPFFKDVVPQLGLFFILLTYFVVVGAGNAVNLTDGLDGLAIMPTVFVAGGFALVAWATGNVAFAKELDIPYIQYSGELMIVCMTIVGAGLGFLWFNTYPAMVFMGDVGSLALGGVLGVISILLRQEFLLLIMGGIFVIETISVILQVGSFKLRGKRIFRMAPIHHHYELKGWPEPRVIVRFWIISLMLVLIGLLTLKLR
- the rsmH gene encoding 16S rRNA (cytosine(1402)-N(4))-methyltransferase RsmH produces the protein MSYQHKTVLLHEAVNALAIKSDGIYVDGTFGRGGHSRLILEKLGPNGRLIAIDRDTKARQEASTINDPRFTFIHGEFSNIKSYIEKLGLIGKIDGFLLDLGVSSPQLDDPERGFSFMRDGPLDMRMDLTKGISASEWLMQSNEDDIAWVLKTFGEERFAKRIARAIIAQNQQSPLTRTLELATLISNASPIKERHKHPATRSFQAIRIYINSELEEVEQALKNSLDILADSGRLAIISFHSLEDRIVKQFMAKQSKGPDIPKGLPLTQEQIKQYGVCSVRLLGKMKPSREEIEVNPRSRSAILRIAERIKNE